A portion of the Cellulophaga algicola DSM 14237 genome contains these proteins:
- a CDS encoding SMP-30/gluconolactonase/LRE family protein — translation MKESKFIKMNIKGKFFKTFSSFKNIILFIILCTSCNAQNKKSNQIIGNSAELVLISNNYEFTEGPATDKDGNVFFTDQPNDRILKWEAKTNLVSEYMKPSGRSNGLYFDNNGNLLSAADEKNELWRINPNKEVTVLVDNYDGKKLNGPNDLWVDAKGGIYFTDPYYQRSWWEHKEPQQHEKRVYYLAPNTSTPRVVSNDNYVQPNGIIGTPDGKTLYVADQAGEKTYVFTIEENGNLTNRKLFTDMGSDGMTIDNLGNVYLTGKGITVFNKKGEQIQHIAVPGDWTANVTFGGLNQTTLFITAMDSVYTLEMAVHGVR, via the coding sequence ATGAAAGAAAGTAAATTCATTAAAATGAACATAAAAGGAAAATTTTTTAAAACCTTTTCAAGTTTTAAAAATATCATTTTGTTTATAATATTATGTACCTCATGTAATGCTCAAAATAAAAAGAGTAATCAAATTATAGGCAATAGTGCAGAGTTGGTCTTAATTTCAAATAATTATGAATTTACTGAAGGGCCAGCAACAGATAAAGACGGGAATGTTTTTTTTACCGATCAGCCAAACGACAGGATTTTAAAATGGGAGGCAAAAACCAATTTGGTATCTGAGTATATGAAACCTTCTGGTCGTTCTAATGGGCTTTATTTTGATAATAATGGTAACCTATTATCTGCTGCAGATGAAAAAAATGAATTATGGCGTATTAACCCAAATAAAGAGGTAACCGTACTTGTAGATAACTATGATGGTAAAAAACTTAACGGACCTAATGATTTGTGGGTAGATGCTAAAGGCGGTATCTATTTTACAGACCCCTATTATCAACGCTCTTGGTGGGAACATAAAGAGCCTCAGCAACATGAAAAAAGAGTTTATTATTTAGCACCAAATACAAGTACACCACGAGTTGTATCAAATGATAACTACGTACAGCCTAATGGTATCATAGGAACTCCTGATGGTAAAACACTTTATGTTGCAGACCAAGCTGGAGAAAAAACATATGTCTTTACTATTGAAGAAAATGGAAATTTAACGAATAGAAAGTTATTTACAGATATGGGTTCGGATGGGATGACTATAGACAACTTAGGGAATGTTTACCTCACAGGAAAAGGTATTACTGTTTTCAATAAAAAAGGGGAACAAATACAGCATATTGCTGTGCCTGGAGATTGGACTGCCAATGTCACCTTTGGCGGATTAAATCAAACAACACTTTTTATTACAGCCATGGATTCTGTATACACCTTAGAGATGGCGGTACATGGAGTCCGATAA